A DNA window from Flavobacterium sp. contains the following coding sequences:
- a CDS encoding YjjG family noncanonical pyrimidine nucleotidase: MNTNITDIFFDLDHTLWDFDKNSEMAFDRIFKNNFGEIKIQDFIEKYVPINQECWRLYQNDQITHQELRYNRLKFSFDALNYAISDENINQIANDYIEFLTDNNHLFDGAIEVLEYLKPKYKLHIITNGFANVQTKKINNAALGGYFSTITNSELAGVKKPNSIIFDYAVNLAQASKENSIMIGDDLDADVNGALNAGLDAIFFNAKNIEVPQNFKQINHLLELKKYL; the protein is encoded by the coding sequence ATGAATACCAACATTACAGACATTTTTTTTGATTTAGATCATACACTTTGGGATTTTGACAAAAATTCTGAAATGGCTTTTGATCGTATTTTTAAGAATAACTTTGGAGAAATTAAAATTCAGGATTTTATCGAAAAATATGTTCCCATAAATCAGGAATGCTGGCGATTGTATCAAAATGATCAAATTACGCATCAGGAATTGCGTTACAACCGATTAAAGTTTTCTTTTGATGCTTTAAATTATGCAATATCAGATGAAAATATAAATCAGATTGCAAATGATTATATTGAATTTCTGACTGATAATAATCACTTGTTTGATGGTGCAATTGAAGTTTTAGAATATTTAAAACCAAAATACAAACTTCATATTATTACCAATGGTTTTGCAAATGTTCAGACTAAGAAAATTAATAATGCCGCTCTTGGAGGTTATTTCAGTACAATTACAAATTCTGAATTAGCCGGTGTTAAAAAACCAAATAGTATTATCTTTGATTATGCTGTCAATTTGGCTCAGGCATCAAAAGAAAATAGTATTATGATTGGAGACGATCTTGATGCAGATGTTAACGGTGCTTTAAATGCAGGACTTGATGCTATTTTTTTTAATGCAAAAAATATCGAAGTTCCACAAAATTTTAAACAAATTAACCATTTACTAGAACTAAAAAAATATTTATAA
- a CDS encoding replication-associated recombination protein A, with the protein MEAPLAERIRPQKLEDYISQSHLVGPNGSLTQQISRGIIPSIIFWGPPGTGKTTLAQIIAQKSKRPFYELSAINSGVKDIRDVIEKAKQSGGLFTAKNPILFIDEIHRFSKSQQDSLLAAVEKGWITLIGATTENPSFEVIPALLSRSQVYILNAFTKEDLEALLHRAMKIDKELSSKNITLKETEALLRLSGGDGRKLLNIFELVVNASPNDEIVITNDRVLELVQQNTVLYDKTGEQHYDIVSAFIKSIRGSDPNGAVYWLARMIEGGEDVKFIARRMLILSSEDIGNANPTAFIMANNTFQAVSTIGYPESRIILSQCAIYLATSPKSNASYMAIGNAQQLVKQTGDLPVPIHLRNAPTKLMKELGYGEDYKYSHDYANNFAEQEFLPDAIKETVLYNPGSNSRENSNREFLKNRWKDKYGY; encoded by the coding sequence ATGGAAGCACCTTTAGCCGAGCGTATTCGCCCACAGAAACTGGAAGATTATATTAGTCAAAGCCATTTAGTTGGACCAAATGGTTCATTGACTCAGCAAATTTCAAGAGGAATAATTCCTTCGATCATTTTTTGGGGGCCGCCTGGAACCGGAAAAACAACTCTGGCTCAAATTATAGCACAAAAATCTAAACGTCCGTTTTATGAATTGAGTGCCATAAATTCAGGCGTAAAAGACATCAGAGACGTAATTGAAAAAGCAAAACAAAGCGGCGGATTATTTACTGCTAAAAATCCCATTTTGTTTATCGACGAGATTCATCGCTTTAGTAAATCACAACAAGATTCTTTATTAGCTGCTGTTGAAAAAGGATGGATAACCCTAATTGGTGCTACAACAGAAAACCCGAGTTTTGAAGTTATTCCCGCATTATTATCGCGTAGTCAGGTTTATATATTAAATGCTTTTACAAAAGAAGATTTAGAAGCTTTATTGCATCGTGCAATGAAAATTGATAAAGAACTTTCGTCAAAAAATATAACACTAAAAGAAACCGAAGCTTTATTGAGACTTTCTGGAGGCGATGGAAGAAAACTGCTTAATATTTTTGAACTTGTCGTAAATGCATCGCCAAATGATGAAATAGTAATAACAAACGACAGAGTCCTGGAACTTGTACAGCAAAATACTGTTTTATATGACAAAACAGGAGAACAGCATTATGACATAGTTTCTGCATTTATAAAATCTATAAGAGGAAGCGATCCAAACGGTGCTGTTTACTGGCTGGCAAGAATGATCGAAGGCGGTGAAGATGTAAAATTTATTGCCAGAAGAATGTTGATTTTATCAAGCGAAGATATAGGAAATGCTAATCCTACGGCATTTATTATGGCTAATAATACTTTTCAGGCCGTATCAACAATTGGATACCCTGAAAGCCGTATCATTTTGAGCCAATGTGCCATTTATTTAGCAACATCGCCAAAAAGCAATGCATCCTATATGGCAATCGGAAATGCACAGCAATTGGTAAAACAAACCGGAGATCTGCCCGTTCCTATTCATTTACGAAATGCTCCAACAAAATTAATGAAAGAATTAGGTTATGGTGAAGATTATAAATATTCGCATGACTATGCAAACAATTTTGCTGAACAAGAATTTTTACCCGACGCTATAAAAGAAACGGTTCTTTACAATCCGGGAAGCAATTCCAGAGAGAACAGCAACCGCGAATTTTTAAAGAACCGTTGGAAAGATAAATATGGCTATTAA
- the rlmB gene encoding 23S rRNA (guanosine(2251)-2'-O)-methyltransferase RlmB yields the protein MEKEHQIFGIRAIIEAIQAGQEVDKVFIQKEISGELMKDLMKVMKRANINFSYVPVEKLNRLTPNNHQGAVATISPIGFIDIEHLVESTIASGLKPLFLILDQISDARNFGAIIRTAECTGVNGIIIQKAGSAPVNGDTVKTSAGAVFNVPICKVEHIKDAIFYLQGSGIKTVAATEKTDQNIYDLSLNEPLAIIMGSEDRGINPSVLKIVDEKAKLPMFGSIGSLNVSVACGAFLYETVRQRS from the coding sequence ATGGAAAAAGAACATCAAATATTTGGTATTAGAGCCATTATAGAAGCGATACAAGCTGGTCAGGAAGTTGACAAAGTATTTATACAAAAAGAGATTTCCGGAGAATTAATGAAAGACTTAATGAAGGTAATGAAACGTGCCAACATTAATTTCTCTTATGTACCTGTGGAAAAATTAAACAGATTAACACCAAACAATCATCAAGGTGCTGTTGCTACAATTTCACCTATTGGATTTATTGATATTGAACATTTAGTTGAATCAACAATTGCATCTGGATTGAAACCATTATTTTTAATATTAGACCAAATTTCTGATGCAAGGAATTTTGGCGCAATAATCAGAACTGCAGAATGTACTGGAGTTAATGGAATCATTATACAAAAAGCAGGATCGGCACCTGTAAACGGAGATACTGTAAAAACATCTGCCGGTGCAGTATTTAATGTTCCTATTTGTAAAGTAGAGCACATCAAAGACGCCATATTTTATTTACAAGGTTCCGGAATAAAAACGGTTGCTGCCACAGAAAAAACAGATCAAAACATCTATGACCTCTCACTTAATGAACCTTTGGCTATTATAATGGGATCAGAAGACCGAGGAATTAATCCATCTGTTCTTAAAATTGTAGATGAGAAAGCAAAATTACCAATGTTCGGATCAATAGGATCTCTCAATGTATCTGTTGCCTGCGGTGCATTTTTATACGAAACTGTACGTCAAAGAAGTTAA
- a CDS encoding SusD/RagB family nutrient-binding outer membrane lipoprotein, with translation MNQDTKNPTTTSPEFLFTNAEKFMVDQVTSTSVNFNVFRLYAQQWTEVQYPQETQYDLTGRTIPDRHWATYYRDVLKDFKEAKTLLIEQKAAYTGAPEGLIVFDNKIAIIDILSSYCYGILVDTFGDVPYTEALDIDGHPQPKYDDAQTIYRDLLAVLTAASHKLDQSAESYGDADLIYGGDTAKWAKFANSLRFRMAIMMDDVDHAYASTQALAAQTDGLILDSADGAYMPYATNTTNNNPLYLDLVASGRNDFIPADTFVNKMNALSDPRRAKFFTEYPVGSGLYKGGVYGSVNVYGSFSHINETLKDPVYPGVIFTYSEVEFLLAEAVERGIAVGGTAESHYNAAVTASLEDWGVTSAAITTYLARTDVAYATATGTWKQKIGEQSWIAYYNRGFEAWTSYRRLDFPVLLPPASTFGDIKEVPKRYSYPGIEQTLNAANLQAAVAKLGNNNVTTKLFWDKF, from the coding sequence ATGAATCAAGACACCAAAAACCCTACCACTACTTCTCCTGAGTTTTTATTTACAAATGCTGAGAAATTCATGGTAGATCAGGTTACTAGTACATCAGTTAACTTTAATGTTTTCAGATTGTATGCTCAACAATGGACAGAAGTACAATATCCACAAGAAACTCAATATGACCTTACTGGACGTACTATTCCAGATCGTCACTGGGCAACATACTACCGTGATGTATTAAAAGATTTTAAAGAAGCTAAAACTCTTTTAATTGAACAAAAAGCTGCATATACTGGAGCACCAGAAGGGTTAATTGTTTTTGATAATAAAATTGCAATTATAGACATCTTATCATCTTATTGCTATGGGATTTTAGTTGATACTTTTGGTGATGTTCCTTACACAGAGGCTTTAGACATTGATGGTCATCCACAACCAAAATACGATGATGCACAAACAATCTACAGAGATCTTCTTGCTGTATTAACTGCAGCATCTCATAAATTAGATCAAAGTGCAGAAAGCTACGGAGATGCTGATCTTATTTATGGTGGAGATACTGCTAAATGGGCAAAATTCGCTAACTCTCTACGTTTCAGAATGGCCATCATGATGGACGATGTTGATCATGCTTATGCAAGTACACAAGCTTTAGCAGCTCAAACTGATGGACTAATTTTAGATAGTGCTGATGGAGCTTACATGCCTTATGCTACAAATACAACAAATAATAACCCATTGTATTTAGACTTAGTGGCAAGTGGTCGTAACGACTTTATTCCAGCAGATACATTTGTAAACAAAATGAACGCTCTTTCTGATCCAAGAAGAGCTAAGTTCTTCACTGAATACCCAGTAGGTTCTGGTCTTTATAAAGGTGGTGTTTACGGATCTGTTAACGTTTATGGTAGTTTTTCTCACATAAATGAAACATTGAAAGATCCTGTATATCCAGGTGTAATTTTCACTTATTCTGAAGTAGAATTTTTATTAGCTGAAGCTGTGGAAAGAGGTATTGCTGTTGGTGGTACTGCTGAATCTCACTATAATGCTGCTGTAACTGCATCTTTAGAAGATTGGGGAGTAACTAGTGCTGCTATTACTACTTATTTAGCTAGAACTGATGTTGCTTATGCAACAGCTACAGGAACTTGGAAACAAAAAATTGGAGAACAATCTTGGATTGCATACTACAACAGAGGATTTGAAGCGTGGACATCTTACAGAAGATTAGATTTCCCAGTTTTATTACCTCCTGCATCAACTTTTGGAGATATTAAAGAAGTTCCTAAACGTTATTCTTACCCTGGTATTGAACAGACCTTAAATGCAGCTAATTTACAAGCAGCTGTTGCTAAACTTGGCAATAACAATGTTACAACTAAATTATTCTGGGATAAATTCTAA
- a CDS encoding SusC/RagA family TonB-linked outer membrane protein, with translation MKLKFNGFLVLLLVLVAQLSFAQERAVSGTVSDNAGMPLPGVSVIVKGTKSGTQTDFDGKYSIKASSSQILVFSYIGMKTQEIAATSSTVNVKLAGDAQELESVVVTTALGVKREKKSLGYATQEVKGGDLRNGTSSGNFLNELSGKVAGVNITRNSNFGGSTSAISRGVKAIGQSNEMLIVIDGMPINNGNNTNDGTTAQSSGARGFDYGNNAMDINPEDIESVNVLKGAAASALYGYLAGNGVLMITTKKGKAKKGLGITVSSEVVTGSPDKDTFIKYQKEYGAGYGGSFDTRFDLDGDGTVDEVVYMGDDASVGDRFDPSINVYQWDAFSAYPGNENYGKKTPWKAAANDPFKFFKNSLSLVNSISFEDGNDKTNLVFNYTNTKQTGILPNSELRKNNFSLKLNHQFSDRLSLSTFANFSAQETMGRNMTGYSDNMISGFRQWWQTNVDIKQLEQAYNASGGQNITWNRKSIEDGSPAYWNNPYFERYKNYQNDSRNRFIGYANFTYKIADWVSATAKISTDTYSEIREERVAVGSVSKTFGINALDETSGYQRYNGNFSEQNYDILLNFKHNFGENFNLTGVAGGTIRNTYFNQITASTQGGLIIPGIYSLSNSKAASPYPYERETTASVNSYYASASLGYLDTYFIDATLRRDAFSNLPSDDNNLWSKSISGSWVFSKNIDASWLSFGKLRGGYSESPLGTPPLALVDTYTKYDPFNNNQMYSVNSIKNNPDLRPIKTNTYEAGLEMQFLNRRVGFDVSVYKNINDGEAVRVPYSTATGYTSKYVNAATIENKGIEVQFNATPVKTNNFAWDINVNWSKNENEVTALADGVTNLQVASFPGTVTLNAVVGQPFGVLKGTDYTYTADGQKVVNPTTGRYVINTSTNNIIGNINPDWIGGVRNKFTYKSFSFSFLIDVKHGGDIFSTDQWYGVGTGLTAGTVGNNDLGNPKRNTQANGGGVILPGVYADGTPNTTRTDYVYLAQGAVTNAYTNGPRSQYVYDASFVKLREVNITYSLPTSLVQKMKLVDAKISLIGSNLWIIDKNLPDADPESGLGSNLGSQGLSIGSLPTTRNIGCNLTIKF, from the coding sequence ATGAAACTAAAGTTCAATGGATTCTTAGTGCTTTTATTAGTACTAGTTGCGCAACTTTCTTTTGCGCAAGAAAGAGCTGTTTCGGGAACAGTTTCTGATAATGCAGGAATGCCTTTGCCGGGTGTTAGTGTAATTGTCAAAGGAACAAAATCTGGAACACAAACCGATTTTGATGGTAAATATTCTATCAAAGCTTCATCAAGCCAAATTTTGGTATTTAGCTACATTGGGATGAAAACCCAAGAAATAGCTGCAACTTCATCAACAGTTAACGTAAAATTAGCTGGAGATGCACAAGAACTTGAAAGCGTTGTTGTAACAACAGCTTTAGGTGTTAAAAGAGAGAAAAAATCTCTTGGTTATGCAACACAAGAGGTAAAAGGAGGAGATTTAAGAAATGGTACTTCTAGCGGTAACTTCTTAAACGAACTTTCTGGAAAAGTTGCGGGTGTTAACATTACAAGAAACTCAAACTTTGGAGGTTCTACAAGTGCAATTTCTCGTGGGGTTAAAGCTATTGGTCAAAGTAATGAGATGTTAATCGTTATTGATGGTATGCCAATCAACAACGGAAACAATACAAACGACGGAACAACAGCTCAATCATCTGGAGCTAGAGGATTTGACTATGGTAACAATGCAATGGATATTAACCCAGAGGACATCGAAAGTGTGAACGTGCTGAAAGGTGCTGCTGCATCTGCATTATACGGATACTTAGCTGGTAACGGGGTTTTAATGATTACTACTAAAAAAGGTAAAGCTAAAAAAGGATTAGGAATTACAGTTTCATCTGAAGTAGTAACAGGTTCACCTGACAAAGATACATTCATCAAATATCAGAAAGAATACGGAGCTGGTTACGGTGGTTCTTTTGATACTAGATTTGACCTTGATGGCGATGGCACAGTAGACGAAGTTGTTTATATGGGGGATGATGCCTCTGTGGGAGATCGTTTCGATCCTTCTATAAATGTTTATCAATGGGATGCTTTTTCTGCATATCCAGGAAATGAAAACTACGGAAAAAAAACACCTTGGAAAGCTGCTGCGAATGATCCGTTTAAATTCTTCAAAAATTCTCTTTCATTAGTAAACAGTATCTCTTTTGAGGATGGTAACGATAAAACGAATCTTGTTTTTAACTACACAAACACTAAACAAACTGGTATTTTACCAAATAGTGAATTAAGAAAAAACAACTTCAGTTTAAAATTAAACCACCAATTTTCTGATAGATTATCTCTTAGTACTTTTGCTAACTTTTCAGCACAAGAAACTATGGGTAGAAACATGACTGGTTACAGCGACAACATGATCTCTGGTTTCCGTCAATGGTGGCAAACTAACGTTGATATTAAACAACTTGAACAAGCTTACAACGCTTCAGGCGGACAAAACATCACTTGGAATAGAAAATCTATCGAAGATGGAAGTCCTGCTTACTGGAACAACCCTTATTTTGAGCGTTACAAAAACTATCAAAATGACAGCAGAAATCGTTTCATAGGTTATGCAAACTTTACATACAAAATTGCTGACTGGGTTTCTGCAACTGCAAAAATCTCTACAGATACTTACTCTGAAATTCGTGAAGAAAGAGTTGCTGTAGGATCTGTATCAAAAACTTTTGGTATCAATGCTCTTGATGAGACATCTGGTTACCAACGTTACAATGGTAACTTCTCTGAGCAAAACTATGATATCCTTCTTAACTTCAAACACAATTTTGGTGAAAACTTTAATTTAACAGGAGTTGCAGGGGGTACAATAAGAAACACTTATTTCAACCAAATTACTGCTTCTACTCAAGGAGGTCTTATCATTCCTGGAATATACAGTTTATCAAACTCTAAAGCTGCTAGCCCATACCCATATGAAAGAGAAACTACAGCATCTGTTAATAGTTACTATGCTTCTGCCTCATTAGGATATTTAGATACTTATTTTATTGATGCAACATTACGTAGAGATGCGTTTTCAAACTTACCTTCTGATGACAACAACTTATGGAGTAAATCTATTTCTGGAAGCTGGGTATTCTCAAAAAATATTGACGCAAGCTGGTTATCTTTTGGTAAATTAAGAGGAGGTTACTCTGAGAGTCCACTTGGAACACCACCTTTGGCATTAGTTGATACATATACTAAATATGATCCATTCAACAATAACCAAATGTATTCTGTTAACTCAATTAAAAACAACCCAGATTTAAGACCTATCAAAACAAATACTTATGAAGCTGGTCTTGAGATGCAATTCTTAAACAGAAGAGTTGGTTTTGACGTGAGTGTGTACAAAAACATAAATGACGGAGAAGCTGTAAGAGTACCTTATTCAACTGCTACAGGTTATACTTCTAAATATGTAAACGCAGCAACAATTGAAAATAAAGGTATTGAGGTTCAGTTTAATGCAACTCCAGTAAAAACTAACAATTTTGCTTGGGACATCAATGTAAACTGGTCTAAAAACGAAAATGAAGTAACAGCTTTAGCTGATGGTGTAACAAACTTACAAGTTGCTTCATTCCCTGGTACGGTAACTTTAAATGCTGTTGTTGGACAACCATTTGGAGTATTAAAAGGAACAGATTATACTTATACTGCAGATGGACAAAAAGTTGTTAACCCAACAACTGGAAGATATGTAATCAATACTTCAACAAATAACATTATTGGAAATATCAATCCTGATTGGATTGGAGGTGTACGTAATAAATTTACATACAAAAGCTTCTCATTCAGCTTCTTAATTGATGTGAAACATGGAGGAGATATTTTCTCTACAGATCAATGGTATGGTGTTGGTACTGGTTTAACAGCTGGAACTGTTGGAAACAACGACTTAGGTAATCCAAAAAGAAACACACAAGCTAATGGTGGTGGTGTTATTCTTCCAGGTGTATACGCTGATGGAACTCCAAATACAACAAGAACTGATTATGTTTATTTAGCTCAAGGTGCTGTAACTAACGCTTATACAAACGGACCAAGAAGTCAATATGTATATGATGCTAGTTTTGTTAAACTAAGAGAAGTTAATATTACTTATTCTTTACCTACTTCATTAGTACAAAAAATGAAATTAGTAGATGCTAAAATCTCACTTATTGGATCTAACTTATGGATAATTGACAAAAATCTTCCAGATGCAGACCCAGAAAGTGGATTAGGATCTAATTTAGGATCTCAAGGACTTTCTATCGGTTCTTTACCAACAACTAGAAATATTGGTTGTAACTTAACAATAAAATTCTAA
- the radC gene encoding DNA repair protein RadC, with the protein MDEGHFPITNWSEDDKPREKLMLKGKDSLSDAELMAILIGSGSRNESAVALSQRILASAGNLNSLGKMSISQLMQFKGIGEAKAITIIAALELGRRRRAEDRVELKKITSSKNAFEIMQPIIGELSHEEFWVLFLNNSNKVISKSQMSKGGIAGTIVDARLVFKLALENGATGLILCHNHPSGNLMPSDADKQITKKLKLAGESLDVKILDHLIITETKYYSFVDEGIF; encoded by the coding sequence ATGGATGAAGGTCATTTTCCTATTACAAACTGGTCTGAAGATGACAAACCAAGGGAGAAATTAATGCTTAAAGGAAAAGATTCTTTAAGTGATGCCGAATTAATGGCTATTTTAATTGGTTCTGGCAGTCGTAATGAATCTGCTGTAGCATTAAGTCAACGGATTTTGGCCAGCGCGGGAAATCTAAATTCTTTAGGAAAAATGTCTATTTCTCAATTGATGCAATTTAAAGGGATTGGAGAAGCAAAAGCAATTACAATTATTGCGGCTTTAGAATTAGGACGCAGGAGAAGGGCTGAAGATAGGGTAGAGTTGAAAAAAATTACATCGAGTAAAAATGCTTTCGAAATTATGCAGCCCATTATAGGAGAATTATCTCATGAAGAATTTTGGGTGCTTTTTCTTAATAATTCTAATAAAGTCATTTCGAAATCTCAAATGAGTAAAGGTGGAATTGCAGGAACTATAGTAGATGCAAGATTGGTTTTTAAATTAGCATTAGAAAATGGAGCTACAGGATTGATTTTGTGCCATAATCATCCATCTGGAAACCTCATGCCAAGTGATGCCGATAAACAAATTACAAAGAAATTAAAACTGGCAGGAGAGAGTTTAGATGTTAAAATTTTAGACCATTTGATTATAACTGAAACAAAATATTATAGTTTTGTAGATGAAGGAATTTTTTAA
- a CDS encoding DUF2490 domain-containing protein — protein sequence MSLKPNHILLVKKICPILAIILMSSIGYGQTIHYSQFWGEVQFNRTITEKWSTELDLGTSYSSAESSPNMFEKNTQRSFRAWGHFYLTPRWKLSSFIAYYNNKDVPEIGQFESPEWRFALQGVYYFHKTGYTLSTRMRTELRHMKNEDDTYENVIRYRQQIKYLQPINSKVLRSGVVYAIASDELFFKSGTKVTGLSFFDRNRLNIGAGYLFTDDIQIEITYANEYLPRDNGNQIINAASLTLSFNNLFKNLNKKFLHKPEPVSED from the coding sequence ATGTCTCTTAAACCTAATCATATCTTACTAGTAAAAAAAATATGCCCAATACTTGCAATTATTTTAATGTCAAGTATTGGCTATGGACAAACTATACACTACAGTCAATTTTGGGGAGAAGTTCAGTTTAACAGAACTATAACTGAAAAATGGTCAACTGAACTTGATTTAGGAACCAGTTACAGCAGTGCGGAATCATCTCCCAATATGTTTGAAAAAAACACTCAGAGATCATTTAGAGCATGGGGACATTTTTATCTCACTCCTCGCTGGAAGTTATCATCTTTTATCGCTTATTACAACAACAAAGATGTTCCGGAAATTGGTCAGTTTGAATCTCCTGAATGGCGATTTGCTTTACAGGGAGTTTACTACTTCCATAAAACCGGATATACATTAAGTACAAGAATGAGAACTGAACTTCGTCACATGAAAAACGAAGATGATACTTATGAAAATGTAATTCGTTATCGGCAGCAAATTAAATATTTACAACCTATTAATAGCAAAGTTCTTCGTTCAGGAGTAGTTTATGCAATTGCTTCAGATGAGCTTTTCTTTAAATCCGGAACCAAAGTAACAGGCTTAAGCTTCTTTGACAGAAACAGACTAAATATAGGTGCTGGATATTTATTTACAGATGATATTCAAATTGAGATAACTTATGCCAATGAATACCTGCCAAGAGATAATGGAAATCAAATCATAAATGCCGCATCTTTAACTCTTAGCTTTAACAACCTTTTTAAAAATTTAAATAAAAAGTTTCTACACAAACCTGAACCAGTTTCAGAAGACTAA
- a CDS encoding rhomboid family intramembrane serine protease: MNDNQFKFSNAVIGLPLFFILFIWVIYWMQIRFDFDFYRHGIYPRDFSGLQGVLFSPFIHENMDHLYNNTIPLLVLLPALQYFYPKQSVSVICFGILFSGLLTWLIGRENFHIGASGLIYVLVSFIFFKGIQTKYYRLVALSFSVVLLYGGMIWYVFPDVDAGISWEGHLAGFITGFGLSMYYKTPEYTKPIIYDWQRPDFDPSEDPFMKHFDENGNFVNTEIEEEENQFSDPYFNSNVIVNYIVTKTESEDKE; the protein is encoded by the coding sequence ATGAATGATAACCAGTTTAAATTTTCAAATGCTGTAATCGGGCTTCCATTATTTTTTATCCTTTTTATATGGGTTATTTATTGGATGCAGATTCGATTCGATTTTGACTTTTACCGACACGGAATTTATCCTAGAGATTTCTCGGGGTTGCAAGGTGTTTTGTTTAGTCCCTTTATCCATGAAAATATGGATCATTTGTATAATAACACAATTCCTCTTTTAGTCTTATTGCCAGCTTTGCAGTATTTTTATCCTAAGCAGTCAGTTTCCGTAATTTGTTTCGGTATTTTATTTTCAGGATTATTAACCTGGCTTATTGGCCGCGAAAATTTTCACATAGGGGCAAGTGGATTAATTTATGTTTTGGTGAGTTTTATTTTTTTTAAAGGAATTCAAACAAAATATTATCGCTTAGTTGCTCTTTCGTTTTCAGTTGTTTTACTTTATGGAGGAATGATCTGGTATGTATTTCCAGATGTTGATGCCGGAATATCATGGGAAGGACATTTGGCCGGATTTATAACTGGTTTTGGACTTTCTATGTATTATAAAACTCCAGAATATACAAAGCCCATAATTTACGATTGGCAAAGACCTGATTTTGATCCGTCAGAAGATCCTTTTATGAAACATTTTGATGAAAACGGAAATTTTGTCAATACCGAAATTGAGGAAGAAGAAAATCAATTTTCAGATCCTTATTTTAATTCTAATGTTATAGTGAATTATATTGTAACTAAAACAGAATCAGAAGATAAAGAATGA